The following coding sequences are from one Tolumonas lignilytica window:
- a CDS encoding Bax inhibitor-1 family protein: METSVFKRTQLVGEQISPSLYNLTIGLTLCWGFFVNWLMMMTIPVESLYTIDHRLFFIGYFLCCMAGSVILNRSVNPLISFLGYNLIVVPFGLVLNLVVSQFDSALVLEAMRVTGEITFVMMLLGSMYPAFFQGIGRALFFALLITLVVQLAEVFIFHKSHPLTDWAVALIFSGYIGYDWARANALPKTLDNAIDSAAALYLDIINLFLRVLRILSRR; encoded by the coding sequence ATGGAAACCAGTGTATTCAAACGCACACAGCTCGTCGGCGAACAAATCAGCCCTTCATTATACAACCTGACCATCGGTCTGACCTTGTGCTGGGGTTTCTTTGTCAACTGGCTAATGATGATGACCATCCCGGTGGAAAGTCTGTATACCATTGATCACCGTCTGTTTTTTATCGGCTATTTCCTCTGCTGCATGGCCGGTAGTGTCATCCTGAACCGCTCCGTCAACCCGCTGATCAGCTTCCTCGGCTACAACCTGATTGTCGTCCCGTTTGGTCTGGTGCTGAATCTGGTGGTGAGCCAGTTCGACAGTGCCTTAGTGCTGGAAGCCATGCGGGTGACCGGTGAAATTACCTTTGTCATGATGCTGTTGGGCAGTATGTATCCGGCCTTCTTTCAGGGGATCGGGCGCGCCCTGTTCTTTGCACTGCTGATCACGCTGGTCGTGCAGTTAGCAGAAGTCTTTATCTTCCACAAATCACATCCGCTGACCGACTGGGCCGTGGCCCTGATTTTCAGTGGTTACATCGGCTATGACTGGGCGCGGGCCAATGCCCTGCCCAAAACGCTGGATAACGCCATCGACAGTGCTGCCGCGCTGTATCTCGACATCATCAATCTCTTTTTGCGTGTGCTGCGAATCCTCAGTCGTCGCTAA
- a CDS encoding AAA family ATPase, with the protein MTQPLREILHTLNQVILGKQEEIQLAVCCLLAKGHLLIEDLPGMGKTTLAHALATVMGLDYQRVQFTSDMLPADLLGVSVFEQQREFVFHPGPIFTQVLLADEINRGSPRTQSALLEAMAERQVSIDRETRALPEPFFVIATQNPQDQAGTYPLPESQLDRFLMRIELGYPDQATEKQMLLQTQQLKVTPKLDSQHLQLMQQQVTQVRVADAALDYLLGLVHESRYAGLTPHALSPRASQALLSAARAWAYMAGRDYLLPDDIQAVFAPVAEHRLRNATSSVIGQRQSFSRALLERVDPVQ; encoded by the coding sequence ATGACCCAGCCACTCAGAGAGATCCTTCATACGCTGAATCAGGTAATTCTGGGCAAACAGGAAGAAATACAACTCGCGGTCTGCTGCCTGCTGGCTAAAGGGCACCTGCTGATTGAAGATCTGCCCGGCATGGGCAAAACCACGCTGGCTCATGCGCTGGCCACAGTGATGGGGCTGGACTATCAGCGAGTGCAGTTTACCTCCGACATGCTACCCGCCGATCTACTGGGGGTGTCGGTGTTTGAACAGCAACGTGAGTTTGTTTTTCATCCGGGGCCGATCTTCACGCAGGTATTACTGGCTGATGAGATCAACCGCGGCAGCCCACGGACGCAAAGTGCGTTGCTGGAGGCCATGGCCGAGCGACAGGTCAGTATCGACCGCGAAACACGTGCGTTGCCGGAACCGTTCTTTGTCATTGCCACACAAAATCCGCAGGATCAGGCTGGCACCTATCCGCTGCCGGAATCCCAGCTGGATCGCTTCCTGATGCGAATTGAGCTGGGCTACCCCGATCAGGCCACCGAAAAACAGATGCTGCTGCAAACGCAGCAGCTCAAGGTTACGCCGAAGCTGGACAGCCAGCATTTGCAGTTGATGCAACAGCAGGTGACTCAGGTTCGGGTCGCCGATGCCGCGCTGGATTATCTGCTCGGTCTGGTGCATGAAAGCCGCTATGCCGGGCTCACCCCGCACGCACTCTCGCCGCGGGCCAGTCAGGCATTACTCAGCGCCGCCCGCGCCTGGGCCTACATGGCAGGCCGGGATTATCTGCTGCCGGATGACATTCAGGCGGTCTTTGCCCCAGTGGCCGAACACCGCTTACGCAACGCCACCAGCAGTGTCATCGGGCAGCGCCAAAGCTTCAGCCGTGCCCTGCTGGAACGGGTGGACCCGGTACAATGA
- a CDS encoding DUF58 domain-containing protein yields MKLWQALQHRWQQRIADWLAQRIPPAAQITLNRHNLFIFPSRTGGVYLALTAAIFLLGSNYENNLVLALAYLLFSLFVISMHYCHFNLSGLHIEVIPTSTSYAGKTVRFQIQIHTRSRRRYDLHLTADGAIGEHLPELAAQDQLGVSFLTQRRGWLHPGRLRLSSQWPLGLLQCWTLIDLQQRVLVYPQPQPCELQLQADDAMASGDRAVSAHHQTTGMDEIQGVRPYRPGESLSQIAWKQVAQGRGWVSKEFSTPLPEQCWLELRKTPGYTLEEKLSHLCYQLQLLERQGSRYGLLLGQQRIPPGAGEPHQTACLTALALYEEH; encoded by the coding sequence ATGAAGCTGTGGCAGGCGCTGCAACACCGCTGGCAGCAACGCATAGCAGACTGGCTGGCACAGCGTATTCCGCCTGCCGCGCAAATCACACTTAACCGGCATAATCTGTTTATCTTTCCCAGCCGAACCGGCGGCGTCTATCTGGCACTGACCGCAGCCATCTTTCTGCTCGGTTCCAACTATGAAAATAATCTGGTGTTGGCGCTGGCGTATCTGCTGTTCAGTCTGTTTGTGATTTCCATGCATTATTGTCACTTCAACCTGAGCGGCCTGCACATCGAAGTAATCCCCACTTCCACCAGCTATGCCGGCAAAACGGTCCGCTTTCAGATCCAGATCCATACCCGCTCGCGGCGGCGGTATGACCTGCATCTGACCGCCGACGGTGCCATCGGCGAACACCTGCCGGAACTCGCCGCACAGGATCAACTGGGGGTCAGTTTCCTTACCCAGCGTCGTGGCTGGCTGCATCCAGGGCGACTGCGGCTTTCCAGCCAGTGGCCACTGGGCCTGCTGCAATGCTGGACCCTCATTGACCTGCAACAACGCGTACTGGTTTACCCGCAGCCGCAGCCCTGTGAGCTGCAACTGCAGGCTGACGATGCCATGGCCAGCGGCGACCGCGCTGTGAGCGCGCACCACCAAACCACCGGGATGGATGAAATTCAGGGAGTGCGCCCTTACCGCCCCGGTGAATCACTCAGTCAGATTGCCTGGAAGCAGGTGGCACAGGGTCGCGGCTGGGTGAGCAAGGAGTTCAGCACGCCCTTGCCGGAACAATGCTGGCTGGAACTGCGAAAAACACCGGGCTACACTTTGGAGGAAAAACTGTCGCATCTTTGCTATCAGCTCCAACTGCTGGAACGACAAGGCAGCCGTTACGGACTGCTACTCGGCCAGCAACGTATTCCCCCCGGCGCCGGTGAACCTCACCAGACCGCTTGTCTGACCGCCTTGGCCTTGTATGAAGAGCACTGA
- a CDS encoding transglutaminase TgpA family protein: MKSTENLSVVLGRQTLNWLSASYLLMVLPLYTELHGVIYGCALLIIAWRYAVAQDRLPPPAAWLKNGLALVGMGFVAYLWRSSGLLPAMFNLLVLGCTLKFLEFNSRRHLSLHVLSLFFLGALMLIYHQGLAFTLYLLLVIALNSIALVSIYQTDSYRAQWQLGLRLLLQSLPLMAVLFLLIPHAGPLWRLPDIQHATTGLNEEVTPGDIAQLSRSSALAFRASFDGALPPPTERYWRALVHENFDGKSWRVANYLRVWYQQQDNPLLATTPLQKLIPWSGPSTAYRLIVEPSNQHWLYSLDLSRPETNDALLTPVMSLYSPKRLQQEKQVQLTYFPQSVMPQALSRAQRALDLQLPADSNPQTRALAEELRLNHHDDRQFVQAALHYFASHSFTYTLQPPPLQGNNQIDDFLFGSRRGFCAHFASSFTFLLRAAGIPARMVTGYLGGEYHANGNYLSLYQFDAHAWSEVWLDGHWQRVDPTLVVAPERASQSIDDVLPSAETRLRDPFSLISYRHYLLLAQLHAFLADIDYRWTSWVLNYNNQSQQQLLQNLFGNSMWGRLFAMLGGLSLVLGLAWLVHWLSRERNRQDPLVKAYCAACQRLARQGISRQAGETPQALVLRLRQLQHPAAALMQQITDCYLAARYAQADPHQARRQIRRLSRRL, encoded by the coding sequence ATGAAGAGCACTGAAAATCTCTCGGTAGTATTGGGCCGGCAAACGCTGAACTGGCTCAGTGCCAGCTATCTGCTGATGGTGCTGCCGCTCTATACCGAACTGCATGGTGTCATTTATGGTTGTGCACTGCTGATTATCGCGTGGCGCTATGCGGTGGCGCAGGATCGTCTGCCGCCGCCGGCAGCCTGGCTGAAAAACGGGCTGGCCTTGGTCGGCATGGGCTTTGTTGCCTATCTGTGGCGCAGCAGCGGCTTATTACCCGCGATGTTTAATCTGCTGGTGTTGGGCTGTACGCTGAAATTTCTGGAGTTCAACAGCCGCCGCCATCTCAGTCTGCATGTGCTGTCTCTCTTTTTCCTCGGGGCACTAATGCTGATTTACCATCAGGGGCTGGCATTTACCCTGTATTTGCTGCTGGTCATCGCGCTCAATAGCATCGCTTTAGTGTCTATCTATCAAACCGACAGCTATCGCGCGCAATGGCAGCTTGGCCTTCGGTTGCTGTTGCAGAGTCTACCGCTCATGGCGGTGCTGTTCTTATTGATCCCCCACGCCGGCCCTTTGTGGCGATTACCGGATATACAACACGCCACGACCGGTTTGAATGAAGAGGTAACCCCGGGCGATATCGCCCAGCTTTCCCGCTCCAGTGCGCTGGCCTTTCGCGCCAGTTTCGACGGTGCATTACCGCCACCCACCGAACGTTATTGGCGGGCACTGGTCCATGAGAATTTTGATGGTAAAAGCTGGAGGGTCGCCAATTATCTGCGTGTCTGGTATCAACAGCAGGACAATCCGCTCCTCGCCACAACGCCCTTGCAAAAATTGATACCTTGGTCAGGCCCGTCTACGGCCTACCGGCTGATTGTCGAACCCAGCAATCAGCACTGGCTCTATAGCCTAGATCTGTCGCGACCGGAAACCAACGATGCCTTGCTGACCCCGGTGATGAGCCTGTATTCGCCTAAACGATTACAACAGGAAAAACAGGTGCAGCTGACCTATTTCCCGCAAAGCGTCATGCCACAAGCGCTCTCCCGTGCCCAGCGAGCCCTCGATCTGCAACTGCCGGCTGACAGCAACCCGCAAACTAGGGCATTGGCGGAAGAGTTACGTTTGAATCATCACGATGATCGCCAGTTTGTGCAGGCCGCACTGCACTATTTTGCCAGTCACAGCTTCACCTACACGCTGCAGCCACCCCCTCTGCAGGGCAACAACCAGATCGACGACTTTCTGTTTGGCAGCCGTCGCGGGTTCTGCGCCCATTTTGCCAGCAGCTTTACCTTTCTGCTCCGAGCGGCCGGTATTCCAGCCCGCATGGTCACCGGCTATCTCGGTGGGGAATATCATGCCAATGGCAACTATCTGAGCCTGTATCAGTTTGATGCCCATGCCTGGAGCGAAGTCTGGCTGGACGGACACTGGCAACGCGTGGACCCGACCCTCGTGGTCGCCCCGGAGCGAGCCAGTCAGAGTATTGATGACGTACTGCCGAGCGCCGAAACCCGCCTGCGGGATCCGTTCAGTCTGATCAGTTACCGCCATTATCTGCTACTGGCCCAGTTGCATGCTTTCCTGGCCGATATCGATTATCGCTGGACCTCGTGGGTGCTGAACTACAACAACCAATCACAGCAACAGTTGCTGCAAAATCTGTTTGGTAACAGCATGTGGGGACGCCTGTTCGCCATGCTCGGTGGGCTCAGTCTGGTGCTGGGTCTGGCCTGGCTGGTTCACTGGCTAAGCCGGGAACGGAACCGGCAAGACCCGTTAGTCAAAGCCTATTGCGCCGCCTGTCAGCGTCTGGCAAGGCAGGGGATCAGCCGTCAGGCTGGCGAAACGCCTCAGGCGCTGGTGTTGCGCCTGAGACAACTTCAGCATCCGGCCGCCGCGCTGATGCAGCAAATCACCGACTGCTATCTTGCCGCGCGGTATGCACAGGCCGACCCTCATCAGGCACGACGCCAGATCCGTCGGCTCAGCCGACGGTTATGA
- a CDS encoding cation:proton antiporter — MYAFYLASVVGFAVLAQWLAWSLRVPAILLLLITGLSLGAWPAAPSPDRLLGNLLFPIISLSVAVILFEGALTLKLKDLKGIGHVVRNLCSIGVLTTFVVIALASHFIMALDWRIAILLGSVLTVTGPTVIAPMLSIIRPKKELDRILRWEGIIIDPIGALFAVLVFEGVTLSQHSDVLSHTLLALGKTLGVGISLGAFMGWLTSLLIRRKWLPYELHKFGVLAIVLLTMTLSNRFSAESGLLAVTILGIWMANQDDLEIDAILEFKEDLSMILISALFILLAARLDLAALWRLGPMVLLMMGVVQFIARPACIFLSCINSGLRFREKLLLSWIAPRGIVAAAVSSVFALSLEANQVPDADKLVPLVFSVIISTVVLQSLTSTWLARRLGLQQPNPETILIIGANALARAIGQALNEQKIPVYLSDPAWENYKLARLAGLPCYYGSPHSEHAERYLPQHEIKYVLALSPNRQQNALGIQHFAHLYSGERVYSLPPGDMEKKKNRDSATFRARQVLFGKEVTYSRLRKMLESGGKVKVTRLADAFTWRDFQQTNADAIPLFVLNDKGLVRIMTADNPVLPVAGNVILSLSPQKENNRNEPNGVSGEPNHDPATQRDPSYAESGNSGQTGRNTTRGLLPAG, encoded by the coding sequence ATGTACGCGTTCTATCTGGCATCCGTCGTGGGTTTTGCCGTACTGGCACAATGGCTGGCCTGGAGCCTCCGGGTTCCGGCTATCCTGCTCCTCCTGATCACGGGGTTATCGCTCGGCGCCTGGCCGGCCGCCCCGTCACCGGATCGGCTACTGGGCAACCTGTTATTCCCGATCATTTCGCTTTCCGTGGCTGTGATCCTATTTGAAGGGGCGCTGACCCTCAAACTGAAAGACCTGAAAGGGATCGGCCATGTGGTGCGCAATCTCTGTTCAATCGGCGTCTTAACCACCTTTGTGGTGATTGCGCTGGCCAGCCATTTCATCATGGCGCTCGACTGGCGCATCGCGATTCTGCTGGGCTCGGTACTGACGGTCACCGGGCCGACCGTGATTGCCCCGATGCTCAGTATCATCCGACCCAAAAAAGAACTCGACCGCATCCTGCGCTGGGAAGGGATCATCATCGACCCCATCGGGGCACTGTTTGCTGTACTGGTGTTTGAAGGGGTTACGTTAAGCCAGCACAGTGATGTGCTCAGCCATACCTTGCTGGCACTGGGCAAAACGCTGGGCGTCGGCATCTCATTGGGGGCGTTCATGGGCTGGCTCACCAGCCTGCTGATCCGGCGGAAATGGCTACCTTACGAGTTACATAAATTTGGGGTGCTGGCCATTGTGCTGCTGACCATGACCCTCTCGAATCGGTTCAGTGCCGAATCCGGCTTGCTGGCCGTGACCATTCTCGGGATCTGGATGGCCAATCAGGATGATCTGGAAATTGATGCCATTTTAGAATTCAAAGAAGACTTATCGATGATCCTGATTTCGGCCCTGTTCATCCTGCTGGCCGCCCGACTCGATCTGGCAGCCTTATGGCGACTGGGGCCGATGGTCTTGTTGATGATGGGTGTCGTGCAGTTTATTGCCCGCCCCGCCTGTATCTTCCTTTCCTGCATAAATTCCGGCCTCCGTTTCCGGGAAAAACTGCTGTTAAGCTGGATCGCACCACGCGGGATTGTCGCTGCCGCTGTCAGCTCCGTCTTCGCACTCAGTCTGGAGGCGAATCAGGTTCCGGATGCCGACAAGCTGGTGCCGCTGGTCTTTTCCGTCATCATCTCCACCGTCGTGCTGCAAAGTCTCACCAGCACCTGGCTGGCCCGGCGTCTCGGTCTGCAACAACCCAATCCAGAGACTATTCTTATCATTGGGGCCAATGCACTGGCCCGGGCTATCGGACAGGCACTGAATGAGCAGAAGATTCCCGTCTATCTCTCTGATCCGGCGTGGGAAAACTACAAGCTGGCCCGGTTGGCGGGGTTACCCTGTTATTATGGCAGCCCGCATTCAGAGCATGCCGAACGCTATTTGCCGCAGCATGAAATTAAATACGTGCTGGCCCTGTCGCCCAACCGGCAGCAGAACGCACTGGGCATCCAGCATTTCGCCCATCTCTACAGCGGAGAGCGGGTTTACTCGCTGCCACCGGGCGACATGGAAAAAAAGAAGAACCGCGACAGCGCAACATTTCGCGCCCGTCAGGTGTTGTTTGGCAAGGAGGTAACCTATTCACGATTGCGTAAGATGCTGGAAAGTGGCGGCAAAGTGAAAGTGACCCGTCTGGCCGACGCGTTCACATGGCGCGATTTCCAACAGACCAATGCAGACGCGATCCCGTTATTTGTGCTGAATGACAAGGGGCTGGTGCGCATCATGACGGCGGATAATCCGGTACTGCCGGTTGCGGGCAACGTGATCCTGTCGTTATCACCACAAAAAGAGAACAACCGGAACGAGCCCAATGGTGTATCAGGAGAGCCGAATCATGACCCAGCCACTCAGAGAGATCCTTCATACGCTGAATCAGGTAATTCTGGGCAAACAGGAAGAAATACAACTCGCGGTCTGCTGCCTGCTGGCTAA
- a CDS encoding acyltransferase, producing the protein MLSFLPGFVLLVFSVAMVILNTALVSLLIGVLAILKLLLPIAAIRHRLTQACNGVMYGWLCGNALMLRLVNRVEWEVHDTTQLNPKGWHMVICNHQSWADIVLIGDIFRNRLPVPKFFLKHDLLYVPFVGLACWGLDMPFMRRYTRQQLLKNPALRGKDVTTAREACAKFKTIPTTVINFVEGSRFTPQKRAETKSPYQHLLTPKPAGLAMAINVLGEQFEKIVNVTLAYPDNQERPFHDMLSGRMKRIQVWIEEIPVTEVQRGDYMKDKPFKRGFQQWLSDVWQRKDQLLNER; encoded by the coding sequence ATGCTGTCGTTCCTGCCCGGTTTTGTGTTGTTGGTATTCAGTGTCGCCATGGTGATTTTGAATACTGCGTTAGTCTCTTTATTGATTGGTGTGCTGGCCATACTGAAATTGCTGTTGCCGATCGCGGCCATCAGACATCGCCTGACACAGGCCTGTAATGGGGTGATGTACGGTTGGTTGTGTGGCAATGCGCTGATGTTGCGGTTGGTGAACCGGGTCGAATGGGAAGTTCACGACACCACCCAGTTAAACCCCAAGGGCTGGCATATGGTGATCTGTAATCATCAGAGCTGGGCGGATATTGTGTTGATCGGTGATATTTTCCGTAACCGGCTGCCCGTCCCCAAATTTTTCCTGAAACATGACCTGCTGTATGTCCCGTTTGTCGGTCTGGCCTGCTGGGGGCTGGACATGCCGTTTATGCGCCGCTACACCCGTCAGCAATTATTGAAAAATCCGGCCTTACGCGGCAAGGATGTCACTACGGCGCGCGAGGCGTGTGCCAAGTTCAAGACCATTCCGACCACAGTCATCAATTTCGTTGAGGGCAGCCGGTTTACGCCACAAAAACGCGCAGAGACCAAGTCTCCGTACCAACATTTGCTGACGCCCAAACCCGCCGGGTTGGCCATGGCGATCAATGTGCTGGGTGAGCAGTTTGAGAAGATCGTGAATGTGACACTGGCCTATCCAGACAATCAGGAACGCCCGTTCCATGACATGCTGAGTGGACGCATGAAACGGATCCAGGTCTGGATTGAAGAGATCCCGGTGACCGAGGTGCAGCGGGGTGATTATAT